AGAAGACAGGTCTGATAGTGGATGCGTATTTTTCGGGAACTAAAATAAAATGGATACTGGACAATGTGGAAGGTGCCAGAGAGAAGGCGGAAAAGGGCGAGCTTTTGTTTGGAAATGTTGATTCCTGGTTAATCTGGAACCTCACAGGCGGTAAGGTGCATGTAACAGACTACTCCAATGCTTCCAGGACAATGCTCTTTAATATCCATGAGCTCAAATGGGATCAGGATATATTAAAGGAATTGAACATACCTGAGAAGATGCTCCCCACACCTATGCCGTCCAGCCATGTATACGGTGTGACGGACAAGGAACTGTTTGGTGTGGAGATACCAATTGCCGGAGCTGCCGGTGACCAGCAGGCAGCGCTGTTTGGCCAGGCCTGCTACAAACCTGGCATGGCAAAGAACACCTATGGCACGGGCTGCTTCATGCTGATGAATACAGGTGAGAAGGCTGTACCGTCTCACAATGGCCTTTTAACAACCATAGCCTGGGGGATTGACGGAAAGGTGGAGTATGCCCTTGAAGGGAGCATATTTATAGCTGGCGCAGCTATACAGTGGCTTAGAGATGAGCTGAGGATAATAGACAATTCTCCTCAGAGTGAGGAGTATGCTACAAAGGTAGAGGATACAGCAGGTGTGTATGTTGTCCCTGCATTTGTCGGTCTTGGGGCACCGTACTGGGATATGTATGCCAGAGGGACGATTGTGGGCCTCACCAGGGGTGCCAAGAGGGAGCATCTCATCAGGGCTACATTGGAATCGCTTGCCTATCAGACCAGGGATGTCTTAGAGGCTATGCAGGAAGACTCAGGTATTAATCTTGCTGCCCTAAAGGTAGATGGCGGCGCATGTGCAAACAATTTCCTCATGCAGTTCCAGGCCGATATACTGGGGGTACCTGTTGACAGGCCTCAGGTAATAGAGACAACAGCTTTAGGGGCAGCATATCTTGCCGGCCTGGCCACAGGTTTTTGGAAAGACAAGGACGAGATAGCAGCCAACTGGAACGTGGATAGGCAGTTTAAACCATCCATGGATGAAGAGAAGAAAGAAAAACTCTATAAAGGTTGGAAAAAAGCTGTAGAAAGGTCCTTGAACTGGGCAGAGGAATAGTGTATAATAAAAGCAAATAAAATATTTATAATTGGCGGAGAACTGGAGAGCCATACCTGATGGCCTTGACAAAAGGCGTGTTCAGGTATGGCTCTTTTCTTTGCATATTATTTAACAAGGAGGGCTACCGATGTATGATGTCTTAATTATTGGTGGCGGGGTCACTGGCTCAGCAATAGCCCGTGAAATGTCAAGGTATAAGCTGAATATCTGCCTTCTTGAAAAGGAGGAGGATGTATGCACGGGTACCAGCAAAGCCAACAGCGCCATTATCCACGCAGGCTATGACCCTGAGCCCGGCACATTGAAGGCCAGGCTGAATGTCAGGGGAAATGCAATGTTTGATGAACTATGTGAAAATCTTGACATACCATTTAAACGTAATGGTTCTCTGGTGGTTGCATTTTCTGAGGAAGAGATGAAAAAGGTAAGAGACCTGTATGACAGAGGTATAAAAAATGGCGTTCCTGATATGGAGATAATAGACAGGGAAAGGTTGAAGAAGCTGGAGCCAAATATCAGCGACGATGCAATAGGTGCACTTTATGCCAGAACGGCAGGCGTGATATGTCCATTCACCCTTACTATTGCCATGGCTGAAAACGCTGCCATGAACGGCGTGGAGTTTTTCTTTAACAGCCCTGTTACCGGTATAGATAAACATGAAGGGTATTTCACAGTCCATACGCCGGATAACGTTTTTGAGGCAAGGTATGTGATAAATGCTGCAGGTCTATATGCCGATGAGATAAACAATATGGTTGGTGGAGAACCATTTAAGATTCGCCCCCGCAAGGGAGAGTATCTTATACTGGATAAGGTTGAGGGGGATGTTGCCCATACAGTGATCTTTCAGGTGCCTACAAAGATGGGCAAGGGTATACTTGTGACCCCGACAGTCCACGGCAACCTCATGCTTGGCCCTACTGCCGAGGATATTGAAGATAAGGAGTTCAGGGAAACTACTCCAGAGGGAATTCAAAAGGCAATAGAGGGTGCTATGAAGACTACCAGGGCATTTAACCTAAGAAATGTAATAACTACATTTACAGGTGTGCGGCCGGTGCCGGATACAGAAGACTTTATAATAGGTGAGTCAAAACTTGTGCCCGGGTTTATAAATGCTTCCGGTATTGAATCTCCAGGTCTTACATCGGCCCCTGCAATAGCTGAGATGGTAGTGGACATAGTAAAAGAAGCTGGACTTCATATGGAAGAAAAGCCGGACTTTAACCCGAAAAGGAGACCGGTCATAAGGTTTAATGAACTTACTGATGAAGAGAAAAAAGAGGTCATAAAGCAAAACCCTGCCTACGGCCATGTTATATGCCGTTGTGAGACCATAACAGAGGGTGAGATAATTGATGCCATAAGGAGGCCTGTGGGAGCGCGCTCCTTAGACGGTATAAAACGCAGGACCAGGGCTCAGACGGGAAGATGTCAGGCCGGTTTTTGCACCCCCAGGGTTGCGGAAATACTGGCAAGAGAACTCAATATGACACTGAGTGACGTGACTAAATTTGGGGGCAATTCTAAACTGCTCCTTTACAGAGTTAAGGAGCTTTTAAAAGAGGATGGTGAAAAAAATGTATAGGAGCATCGTTGTGATAGGCGGCGGCCCGGCTGGTCTTGGAGCTGCAGTAGAGGCAAAGAAACTTGGTATAGATGATGTGCTTATACTGGAGAGGGATAGGGAACTGGGCGGTATTTTAAACCAGTGCATACACAATGGATTTGGCCTTCAAGAGTTCAATGAGGAGCTTACAGGCCCAGAGTATGCCGACAGGTTTATAAAACAGGTAAAAGAGCTGGGCATTGAGTATAAACTGGATACAATGGTACTGGATATCACTCCAGACAGAAAGATTACGGCTGTAAACAGCCACGATGGCCTTATTGAGATAGAGGCAGGTGCTGTAATACTGGCCATGGGCTGCAGGGAAAGGCCAAGGGGTGCAATAAACATACCTGGGAGCAGGCCTGCAGGAATATTTACCGCAGGGACAGCCCAGAGGTTTGCCAACATGGAGGGTTATCTTCCTGGTAAGGAGGTGGTTATCCTTGGCTCCGGCGATATAGGGCTTATTATGGCCAGGCGGTTTACGCTGGAAGGGGCCAAGGTAAAGGCCGTATGCGAGATAATGCCATATTCCAGCGGTCTTAAAAGAAATATAGTCCAGTGCCTTGACGATTTTGGGATACCTCTGCTGCTTCGCCACACTGTAGTCAGGATTCATGGGAAGGATAGGGTTGAAGGCGTTACCATTGCTGAGGTAGATGACAAAAAAGAACCCATACCCGGTACGGAAAAGTATATCCCATGTGATACTCTGTTGCTTTCGGTGGGCCTTATTCCAGAAAACGAGCTTTCAAAAAAGGCTGGTGTAATATTGGATAAAAATACAGGCGGCGCTTATGTATGGGATGACAGGGAGACCACAACACCAGGCATCTTTGCATGTGGCAATGTGCTTCAGGTACACGACTTAGTGGATAACGTCACAGATGAGAGCCGCATAGCAGCCCACGGTGCAGTCAGGTTTTTAAAAGAGGGTGAAAAGACCGAACCCCAGCCCATAAATATAAATCCTGGTGATGGTGTAAGGTATGTTGTGCCACAGAGAGTGAAAAAGAGCAGGGTAGAGGGTGCCTTCAAGATGTTTTTAAGGGTAACGGATGTATATGAAAATGCAAAGCTGGTGGTTGACTCCGACAAGGGAAGGCTTTTTGCAATAAATAAAAGGCGGTTGTCTCCAGGTGAGATGGAGTATATAAATGTGACACAGAGGCTTTTAAACCGCTTCCCTGATATCAGAGAGATTACTATAAAGGTCGAAAGGGGGTAGGACCAATGCAGGAAAGGTATATTACATGTATTCTCTGCCCTCAGGGGTGCAACCTGAAGGTCCAGATCGATGACGGGAAGATAGTCTCAGTAAAAAATAACGGATGCGAGAAAGGGCCGGGATACGCAAACGACGAGGTGTTTCATCCTACAAGGGTCCTCACTACGACAGTAAGGATAAGGAAAGCTAAGCTGCCGCTCCTCCCTGTAAGAACAAAGAGACCTATACCGAAGGGAAAGATTTTTGAGGCGATGAAGGTTCTTGCAGGGATAGAGGTTGAAGCACCGGTGACTGTTGGGCAGGTGATATACTCAAATATATTGGACACAGGTGTTGACGTGGTTGCA
The nucleotide sequence above comes from Calorimonas adulescens. Encoded proteins:
- the glpK gene encoding glycerol kinase GlpK, giving the protein MARYVMALDQGTTSSRAILFDHSGRIVSVANKEFTQIYPKPGWVEHDPMEIWGSQIGVAQEAIRKAGVDPSDIAAIGITNQRETTIVWDKNTGKPIYNAIVWQCRRTAAICDALKASGFDKKITEKTGLIVDAYFSGTKIKWILDNVEGAREKAEKGELLFGNVDSWLIWNLTGGKVHVTDYSNASRTMLFNIHELKWDQDILKELNIPEKMLPTPMPSSHVYGVTDKELFGVEIPIAGAAGDQQAALFGQACYKPGMAKNTYGTGCFMLMNTGEKAVPSHNGLLTTIAWGIDGKVEYALEGSIFIAGAAIQWLRDELRIIDNSPQSEEYATKVEDTAGVYVVPAFVGLGAPYWDMYARGTIVGLTRGAKREHLIRATLESLAYQTRDVLEAMQEDSGINLAALKVDGGACANNFLMQFQADILGVPVDRPQVIETTALGAAYLAGLATGFWKDKDEIAANWNVDRQFKPSMDEEKKEKLYKGWKKAVERSLNWAEE
- a CDS encoding NAD(P)/FAD-dependent oxidoreductase, with the translated sequence MYDVLIIGGGVTGSAIAREMSRYKLNICLLEKEEDVCTGTSKANSAIIHAGYDPEPGTLKARLNVRGNAMFDELCENLDIPFKRNGSLVVAFSEEEMKKVRDLYDRGIKNGVPDMEIIDRERLKKLEPNISDDAIGALYARTAGVICPFTLTIAMAENAAMNGVEFFFNSPVTGIDKHEGYFTVHTPDNVFEARYVINAAGLYADEINNMVGGEPFKIRPRKGEYLILDKVEGDVAHTVIFQVPTKMGKGILVTPTVHGNLMLGPTAEDIEDKEFRETTPEGIQKAIEGAMKTTRAFNLRNVITTFTGVRPVPDTEDFIIGESKLVPGFINASGIESPGLTSAPAIAEMVVDIVKEAGLHMEEKPDFNPKRRPVIRFNELTDEEKKEVIKQNPAYGHVICRCETITEGEIIDAIRRPVGARSLDGIKRRTRAQTGRCQAGFCTPRVAEILARELNMTLSDVTKFGGNSKLLLYRVKELLKEDGEKNV
- a CDS encoding NAD(P)/FAD-dependent oxidoreductase, which produces MYRSIVVIGGGPAGLGAAVEAKKLGIDDVLILERDRELGGILNQCIHNGFGLQEFNEELTGPEYADRFIKQVKELGIEYKLDTMVLDITPDRKITAVNSHDGLIEIEAGAVILAMGCRERPRGAINIPGSRPAGIFTAGTAQRFANMEGYLPGKEVVILGSGDIGLIMARRFTLEGAKVKAVCEIMPYSSGLKRNIVQCLDDFGIPLLLRHTVVRIHGKDRVEGVTIAEVDDKKEPIPGTEKYIPCDTLLLSVGLIPENELSKKAGVILDKNTGGAYVWDDRETTTPGIFACGNVLQVHDLVDNVTDESRIAAHGAVRFLKEGEKTEPQPININPGDGVRYVVPQRVKKSRVEGAFKMFLRVTDVYENAKLVVDSDKGRLFAINKRRLSPGEMEYINVTQRLLNRFPDIREITIKVERG
- a CDS encoding DUF1667 domain-containing protein, giving the protein MQERYITCILCPQGCNLKVQIDDGKIVSVKNNGCEKGPGYANDEVFHPTRVLTTTVRIRKAKLPLLPVRTKRPIPKGKIFEAMKVLAGIEVEAPVTVGQVIYSNILDTGVDVVATRDMN